A window from Marinagarivorans cellulosilyticus encodes these proteins:
- the yaaA gene encoding peroxide stress protein YaaA gives MLLVISPAKNLDETSALPSVRATQPSLLDHAQVLIDQLKTLAPHDVSELMKLSDKLGALNYQRFQEWSQPFTAENARPAALTFNGDVYQGLDAAHFSRADFTFAQKHLRILSGLYGLLRPLDLIQPYRLEMGTKLSNERGKDLYAFWGNIITEALNAELKKLKADTVVNLASGEYFKAVKVKQLAATVIEPVFKDYKNGQYKIISFYAKKARGLMSAYSIKNALTNPEDLKAFDVEGYAFNEAMTSGNKWVFTRKQ, from the coding sequence ATGTTATTAGTAATTTCGCCGGCAAAAAACCTTGATGAAACATCGGCATTACCGAGCGTGCGCGCGACTCAGCCTAGCCTACTTGACCATGCTCAAGTGCTTATCGATCAGCTAAAAACCTTGGCGCCACACGATGTGTCTGAACTGATGAAACTATCGGATAAGCTGGGTGCTTTAAATTATCAGCGCTTTCAAGAATGGTCTCAGCCGTTTACTGCCGAAAACGCAAGGCCAGCTGCTTTAACGTTCAACGGCGACGTTTACCAAGGGCTCGATGCGGCTCACTTTAGTCGCGCAGACTTTACTTTTGCCCAGAAGCACCTGCGTATTTTGTCTGGCCTTTATGGTCTATTGCGCCCGTTAGACTTAATACAGCCATACCGTCTTGAGATGGGCACAAAGCTGAGTAATGAGCGCGGAAAAGATTTATACGCCTTTTGGGGTAATATTATTACCGAAGCCCTTAATGCCGAGCTTAAAAAACTGAAGGCCGATACCGTGGTTAACTTGGCCTCTGGCGAGTATTTCAAAGCGGTGAAGGTGAAGCAGTTAGCAGCAACGGTGATTGAGCCGGTGTTCAAAGATTACAAAAATGGCCAATACAAGATCATTAGCTTTTACGCGAAAAAGGCGCGAGGCCTAATGAGCGCCTATAGTATTAAGAATGCTTTAACAAATCCTGAAGACCTTAAGGCTTTTGATGTTGAGGGTTATGCTTTTAACGAAGCCATGACCTCAGGCAATAAGTGGGTTTTTACACGTAAACAATAG
- a CDS encoding response regulator, which translates to MARIIAVDDSASMRQMVSFTLKGAGHDVIEASDGVEALKLANQESGVDLVISDINMPNMDGISLIKELRTLAPYKFTPILMLTTESSADKKMEGKAAGATGWIVKPFNPDQLLATIGKVL; encoded by the coding sequence ATGGCACGAATAATCGCCGTGGATGATTCTGCATCAATGCGACAGATGGTTTCATTTACATTAAAAGGTGCTGGTCATGATGTGATTGAAGCGTCGGATGGGGTGGAAGCATTAAAACTGGCTAATCAGGAATCGGGAGTCGATCTCGTTATTTCGGATATTAATATGCCCAATATGGATGGCATTTCTTTAATTAAAGAACTGCGTACCTTAGCGCCCTATAAATTCACACCGATTTTAATGTTGACCACAGAATCCAGTGCCGACAAAAAAATGGAAGGCAAAGCTGCTGGGGCAACAGGGTGGATTGTAAAACCCTTTAACCCCGACCAGTTGTTAGCAACGATTGGTAAGGTTTTATAA
- a CDS encoding ABC transporter ATP-binding protein — protein MTAALAITGLQKTYSNSFTALKGIDLTVQPGDFFALLGPNGAGKSTTIGIISSLVKKTAGQVSIFGCDIDTQFSAAKQHLGLVPQEFNFHMFEKVSDIVINQAGYYGIPKTQATRRTQELLQQLELWDKRDTPARMLSGGMKRRLMIARALVHEPKLLVLDEPTAGVDIELRRSMWEFLQHINQAGTTIILTTHYLEEAEQLCRNIAIINNGNIIENTNTKELLKRLDKEVFIFDSNALPAVIPALNGYDITRVDAHTLEVVIQKGQALNTVFDHLSAHQITISSMRNKANRLEELFVNLVNKGVK, from the coding sequence ATGACTGCCGCTTTGGCCATTACAGGCCTTCAAAAAACCTACAGCAACAGCTTTACCGCATTAAAGGGTATCGACCTAACAGTGCAGCCCGGCGATTTTTTTGCCCTACTTGGCCCCAATGGCGCGGGTAAATCCACTACGATTGGCATTATTAGCTCGCTCGTAAAAAAAACGGCTGGCCAGGTTTCCATTTTTGGGTGCGACATAGACACCCAGTTCAGCGCTGCCAAACAACACCTAGGCTTGGTGCCACAAGAATTCAACTTTCACATGTTCGAAAAGGTTTCTGACATTGTGATTAATCAAGCCGGTTACTACGGCATCCCCAAGACGCAAGCCACGCGCCGCACACAAGAGCTACTCCAACAACTGGAACTTTGGGATAAACGCGACACCCCGGCGCGCATGTTATCTGGCGGCATGAAAAGGCGCTTAATGATTGCCCGCGCCTTGGTGCACGAGCCAAAACTTTTAGTACTCGACGAACCCACAGCAGGAGTAGATATTGAGCTGCGCCGTTCTATGTGGGAGTTTTTACAGCACATTAACCAAGCCGGTACAACTATTATATTAACCACCCATTACCTAGAGGAGGCAGAGCAACTGTGCCGCAATATCGCCATTATTAATAACGGTAATATTATTGAAAACACCAACACTAAAGAGCTACTTAAACGCTTGGATAAAGAAGTGTTTATTTTTGACAGCAACGCCTTACCCGCTGTTATTCCGGCACTAAACGGTTACGACATTACACGTGTCGACGCGCATACGCTCGAAGTAGTTATTCAAAAAGGGCAAGCGCTGAATACTGTTTTCGACCACTTAAGCGCACACCAAATTACAATATCGAGCATGCGTAATAAAGCTAATCGGCTCGAAGAGCTTTTCGTTAATTTGGTCAACAAGGGGGTAAAATGA
- a CDS encoding ABC transporter permease: MNAQQTWVAFVTLVRKEVKRFTRIWVQTLLPPVITMSLYFIIFGKLIGERIGEMSGTPYIAFVVPGLVMMAVINNSYANVVSSFFSAKLNRSIEELQVSPTPSSVIIAGYVAGGALRGLIIGLLVTALSFFFTDIHLHSIAITLSVIVLAAILFALAGFINATFANSFDDINIIPTFILTPLTYLGGVFYSIDMLPTFGQVLSQFNPILYLVNSFRYGMLGISDINIAAALSGLIFTVIILYAACWYLLEKSQRLRQ; this comes from the coding sequence ATGAACGCACAACAGACTTGGGTTGCCTTTGTCACGCTAGTTCGTAAAGAAGTAAAGCGCTTCACCCGCATTTGGGTGCAAACACTATTGCCACCTGTTATTACCATGAGCCTTTATTTTATTATTTTTGGCAAATTAATTGGTGAGCGCATTGGCGAAATGAGCGGCACACCCTATATCGCATTTGTCGTACCGGGCCTTGTGATGATGGCTGTTATTAACAATAGCTACGCCAATGTGGTTTCTTCTTTTTTTAGTGCTAAGTTGAATCGCAGTATTGAAGAACTGCAGGTCAGCCCTACCCCTAGCAGCGTAATTATTGCCGGCTATGTTGCCGGTGGTGCGCTGCGCGGATTAATTATTGGTTTATTAGTCACGGCGTTGTCATTCTTTTTTACCGACATTCACCTTCACAGTATTGCCATCACTCTTAGCGTGATTGTACTCGCGGCTATATTGTTTGCGCTTGCAGGTTTTATCAACGCCACTTTCGCCAATAGTTTTGATGATATTAATATTATTCCAACGTTTATACTGACCCCCCTCACCTATTTGGGCGGTGTATTTTACTCTATCGATATGCTCCCCACATTTGGCCAAGTGCTTTCACAATTCAACCCGATACTGTATTTAGTGAATAGCTTTCGCTACGGCATGCTAGGCATTAGCGACATAAACATTGCCGCGGCCCTTTCCGGCCTTATATTTACCGTTATTATTTTATACGCTGCGTGTTGGTATTTACTTGAGAAAAGCCAACGCTTAAGACAATAG
- a CDS encoding STAS domain-containing protein produces the protein MSQSVELELPENLTVAHVQALHEQLETLVDDKKNDSIIAHAKDVRRVDTAGLQLLLVAKEAAKERQISWVWDEPSDVLVGGARLLGMHTKLDIQ, from the coding sequence ATGTCACAAAGCGTTGAGCTTGAGTTGCCAGAGAATTTAACTGTGGCACATGTACAAGCCTTACATGAGCAGTTAGAAACCCTTGTAGACGATAAAAAAAATGACAGCATTATTGCCCACGCAAAGGATGTGCGCCGGGTTGATACCGCTGGTTTGCAACTGCTGCTGGTGGCCAAGGAGGCGGCCAAAGAAAGGCAAATATCTTGGGTCTGGGATGAGCCTTCGGACGTTCTTGTCGGTGGCGCTCGCTTACTTGGCATGCATACAAAATTAGATATTCAATAA
- a CDS encoding response regulator has translation MPIKILVADDATFVRDMIKRTLRQMLHGAELYEAPDGAKARTLIKQKLPDLILSDWEMPGLSGEELLAWVRENPASASIPFIMITSRGDRDHVMTAVKAGVNDYISKPFTPEELTRKVAKQLKKLNIPLKLGQDPDQKASAFSSLGVLTGGSPKTISPDPAEANSIRTAKPSSAAKKNALPAFKGKAVLRFAGSEPQDCMVREVSLQSLAGFLVRQDKTPTVFDQAVVDLADESGQLVVTLNGYVHSVLAVEPTPASRGIKVVVRFVDDDPEKLEALSLHLQK, from the coding sequence ATGCCAATAAAAATCCTAGTGGCAGACGATGCCACTTTTGTACGCGATATGATCAAGCGTACGCTGCGGCAAATGCTGCACGGGGCCGAGCTATACGAGGCCCCCGATGGCGCGAAAGCGCGCACACTGATTAAACAAAAACTACCGGACCTTATTTTATCCGATTGGGAAATGCCCGGTTTAAGTGGCGAAGAGCTGCTGGCGTGGGTGCGCGAAAACCCCGCTAGCGCAAGTATTCCTTTTATTATGATTACCAGTCGTGGTGATCGTGACCATGTAATGACTGCTGTTAAAGCGGGTGTTAACGATTACATATCGAAGCCATTCACCCCGGAAGAACTCACCCGCAAAGTCGCTAAACAGCTTAAAAAGCTAAACATTCCATTAAAACTCGGCCAAGATCCAGATCAAAAAGCCTCGGCATTTAGCTCTTTGGGCGTATTAACGGGCGGCTCTCCTAAAACTATTTCGCCTGACCCCGCTGAGGCTAATTCCATCCGTACCGCTAAGCCTTCCTCGGCTGCGAAAAAAAATGCGTTGCCCGCCTTTAAGGGTAAAGCTGTGTTGCGTTTTGCCGGTAGTGAGCCACAAGATTGCATGGTAAGAGAAGTTTCTTTGCAATCGTTAGCGGGTTTTTTAGTGCGCCAAGACAAAACCCCAACGGTATTCGATCAGGCAGTTGTTGATTTGGCGGATGAAAGTGGGCAGCTCGTCGTAACATTAAATGGTTATGTGCATAGCGTTTTAGCGGTTGAACCTACACCGGCCAGCCGAGGCATTAAAGTTGTTGTTCGCTTTGTTGATGACGACCCTGAAAAATTAGAAGCACTATCTCTGCACCTGCAAAAGTAA
- a CDS encoding DUF4265 domain-containing protein has translation MSSLSVIEMYAGIGPDGKSVAEKLQVRVRDDDACQLVRSPAFVKGLASADVVKLDKESGQFELIQRGGNLCIRVYSKADIRPVAELLTPKLEKLGGDLDIETPRMLVYSIHVSCGFETIESILNEGMREGSQWLYSNVYSQDDGQTPLNWWQDILKPQ, from the coding sequence ATGTCTTCTTTAAGTGTGATTGAAATGTACGCGGGCATAGGGCCCGATGGTAAGTCGGTAGCCGAAAAGCTACAGGTGCGTGTACGCGATGACGATGCCTGCCAACTGGTTCGCTCACCGGCATTTGTAAAGGGTTTGGCTAGCGCCGATGTAGTGAAACTCGATAAAGAAAGTGGTCAATTCGAGTTGATTCAACGCGGTGGTAATTTATGCATTCGGGTATACAGCAAAGCCGATATACGCCCAGTTGCAGAGCTATTAACCCCTAAGCTCGAAAAGCTTGGTGGTGACCTCGACATAGAAACACCGCGCATGCTGGTATACAGCATTCATGTCAGTTGCGGCTTCGAAACGATTGAGTCCATTTTAAATGAGGGCATGCGCGAAGGTAGCCAGTGGCTATACAGCAATGTTTACAGCCAAGACGATGGCCAAACACCATTAAATTGGTGGCAAGACATCCTTAAACCACAATAA
- the queF gene encoding NADPH-dependent 7-cyano-7-deazaguanine reductase QueF (Catalyzes the NADPH-dependent reduction of 7-cyano-7-deazaguanine (preQ0) to 7-aminomethyl-7-deazaguanine (preQ1) in queuosine biosynthesis), with translation MTNNNRFGLELGLGKQQAYQDQYNPALLQPIARDICRQHLAVNTFNGVDIWTGYELSWLDLTGKPRVAIAEFSFPANSSHIIESKSFKYYLNSFNQTPLNDDELAQKLKHDLSLAAGGEVGISITAVNDYQHPPTQLTHFTCVDDLALASPCYTPSQNLLIAQPACVDKNLSQRLNSHLLKSNCPVTGQPDWASVWLEIEGAQLHEESFLAYIVSYRGHQDFHENCVEQMYCDIWQALKPTSLWIYARYTRRGGLDINPFRCSHTQQPPAVKAARQ, from the coding sequence ATGACAAACAACAACCGCTTTGGCCTTGAGCTTGGGTTAGGCAAGCAACAGGCGTATCAAGACCAATACAACCCAGCCTTATTGCAGCCTATTGCGCGTGACATTTGCCGGCAGCACCTTGCCGTCAATACATTTAATGGCGTAGACATATGGACAGGATACGAGCTTTCCTGGTTAGATCTTACCGGCAAACCCCGTGTGGCTATTGCCGAGTTTAGCTTTCCTGCTAATAGCAGCCACATTATTGAATCTAAATCGTTTAAATACTATTTAAACTCATTTAATCAAACACCGCTCAATGACGATGAGCTTGCACAAAAATTAAAACACGATTTATCACTTGCCGCCGGCGGCGAAGTGGGCATTAGCATTACCGCCGTAAACGACTACCAACACCCACCTACTCAGTTAACGCACTTTACCTGCGTAGACGATTTAGCTTTGGCCTCGCCCTGCTATACGCCGTCTCAAAACTTATTAATTGCGCAGCCAGCTTGCGTCGACAAAAACCTTTCCCAGCGCTTAAACAGTCATTTACTCAAAAGTAATTGCCCGGTGACAGGCCAACCAGACTGGGCGAGTGTATGGCTTGAAATTGAAGGGGCGCAGCTGCACGAAGAAAGCTTTTTAGCCTATATAGTGAGCTACCGGGGGCATCAAGATTTTCACGAAAATTGCGTAGAGCAAATGTACTGCGATATTTGGCAAGCACTAAAACCTACATCACTCTGGATTTATGCGCGCTACACGCGCCGCGGCGGGTTGGACATTAACCCCTTCCGCTGCAGCCATACGCAACAACCACCAGCAGTAAAAGCAGCGCGGCAATAA
- a CDS encoding chemotaxis protein CheW, with protein sequence MQAEKIESGIDGQSDAAPSGQYLTFIMNDEEYGVDILCVQEIRGWEPTTPLPNAPSQIKGVINLRGTIVPIVDLRQCFGLDGIEYSAVTVVIVLKVRTQEGARVMGIVVDAVSDVYTLSRSDMRSAPDLGNSIDTDFIQGLVTVDEKMVILLDIDKLLTTEELPSLAELKSALSA encoded by the coding sequence ATGCAAGCTGAAAAAATAGAATCAGGTATTGATGGGCAATCAGATGCTGCACCTTCTGGGCAATACCTTACATTTATTATGAACGATGAAGAGTATGGCGTAGATATTTTATGCGTACAAGAGATTAGAGGCTGGGAACCAACCACGCCATTACCTAATGCTCCCTCGCAGATAAAAGGCGTAATAAATCTTCGTGGCACCATTGTGCCTATAGTCGATTTGCGTCAGTGCTTTGGCCTAGATGGCATTGAGTACAGCGCTGTAACTGTTGTGATTGTCCTAAAAGTGCGAACACAAGAAGGCGCTAGGGTCATGGGTATTGTGGTAGATGCCGTATCGGATGTCTATACCTTATCGCGCAGTGATATGCGCAGCGCTCCTGATTTAGGCAATAGTATTGATACCGATTTTATTCAGGGCTTGGTTACCGTTGACGAAAAAATGGTTATTTTATTAGATATCGATAAATTGCTGACGACTGAAGAGTTACCTAGTCTGGCTGAACTTAAAAGCGCATTAAGCGCATAA
- a CDS encoding chemotaxis protein CheA → MAVDLKQFHQVFIEESVEGLDAMESALMDLDVESIDDEVINTIFRSAHSIKGGGGTFGFSALASFTHVLETLLDEVRSGSRGLTTEQVNLLLRSVDCMREMLSLIQDERNEYTPAAIEIQAALEAVLGESNTVENSEQDCAGEHAGCWEIIFKPEPSIIRTGNDPLRLIRDLCELAQNSSIELLGDIPSLDRFVAEDCCFHWKVDIEGEGITELAIREVFEWVEDDCELVISSSENNLADSGASEHRWRIHFAPYPHLFQTGNDPLRILNELSHLGEMVTCTLNASQLPSFKLMDSEKCYISWDIELLGPTSKSEIDEVFEWVTGEGDIHIEAVNSSALPAPTTAEPIASISTPEAVTALEPEKPLPSDSPASNSPAPTIDKAAAKPVQKKASSESSSIRVGIDKIDSLINMVGELVITQSMLGQLGSDFDIQSLPKLIEGLSQLEQNTRELQESVMRIRMLPISFVFSRFPRMVRDLGQTLDKKIDLILQGENTELDKTVMEKIGDPLVHLVRNSVDHGIETSADRIANGKPETGTVTLNAYHQGGNVVIEIIDDGRGLDRAQIAAKGIERGLVNETDAATFSDEQIFDLIFQPGFSTAQQVSDLSGRGVGMDVVKRNIQALNGVVEIQSKKGEGTKIRISLPLTLAILDGQLVRVGADTYIFPLVSIVESMQYREELVNHIAGGCSVFKLRDEYVPIVDLSEAFGNEKIVDCNNSLMVVVECDGFKVGMLVDELMAQQQVVIKSLEQNYQRIEGISGATILGDGRVALIIDVPGVVRLAGADQLVLQNSLRKSA, encoded by the coding sequence ATGGCTGTCGATTTAAAACAGTTCCATCAGGTATTCATTGAAGAAAGCGTAGAAGGCTTAGATGCTATGGAATCTGCGCTGATGGATCTCGACGTGGAATCCATTGATGACGAGGTCATCAATACGATTTTTCGCAGTGCGCATTCTATTAAAGGCGGCGGCGGTACATTTGGTTTTAGTGCGCTGGCTAGCTTTACGCATGTTTTAGAAACATTACTAGACGAAGTTAGGTCGGGCTCTCGCGGATTGACAACAGAGCAAGTTAACTTGTTGTTGCGTTCAGTTGATTGTATGCGTGAAATGCTGTCTTTAATTCAGGACGAGCGCAATGAGTACACGCCAGCGGCTATAGAAATACAAGCTGCACTGGAAGCGGTTTTAGGTGAAAGCAATACCGTTGAAAATAGCGAGCAAGATTGTGCTGGCGAGCATGCGGGTTGCTGGGAGATTATATTTAAGCCTGAACCTAGCATTATTAGAACAGGCAACGACCCATTGCGTTTAATTCGTGATTTATGCGAATTAGCACAAAATTCGTCAATAGAGCTGTTAGGGGATATTCCTAGCCTCGATCGCTTTGTTGCTGAAGATTGTTGTTTTCACTGGAAGGTTGATATAGAAGGTGAAGGCATTACAGAGCTTGCTATTCGCGAGGTTTTTGAGTGGGTTGAAGATGATTGCGAGCTTGTGATTAGCTCTAGCGAAAATAATCTCGCCGATTCTGGTGCTTCTGAACATCGTTGGCGTATTCACTTTGCGCCATATCCGCACTTATTTCAGACGGGCAATGACCCATTGCGAATACTGAACGAGCTGTCTCACTTGGGTGAAATGGTCACGTGTACGCTTAATGCATCGCAGCTGCCCTCGTTTAAATTGATGGATAGCGAAAAGTGTTATATATCTTGGGATATAGAGCTGTTAGGGCCAACCAGCAAAAGTGAAATAGACGAAGTTTTTGAATGGGTCACAGGTGAGGGCGACATTCATATAGAAGCTGTTAATTCGAGTGCACTGCCTGCTCCTACCACAGCAGAACCTATAGCATCCATTTCAACACCTGAGGCAGTTACAGCCCTCGAACCAGAAAAACCATTACCTTCCGATTCGCCAGCCTCAAATAGCCCCGCGCCAACTATTGATAAGGCTGCCGCAAAGCCGGTACAAAAGAAAGCTTCGTCGGAATCATCGTCTATTCGAGTGGGTATCGATAAGATCGACAGCCTGATTAACATGGTTGGCGAGCTAGTGATTACACAGTCGATGTTGGGGCAGTTAGGGTCAGATTTTGATATTCAAAGTTTGCCTAAGCTTATCGAAGGTTTAAGCCAGTTAGAACAAAATACGCGTGAGTTACAAGAAAGTGTTATGCGTATACGGATGCTGCCAATTAGCTTTGTATTTAGTCGCTTCCCACGCATGGTGCGCGATTTAGGTCAAACGCTCGATAAAAAAATAGACCTCATTTTACAAGGCGAAAATACCGAACTTGATAAAACCGTGATGGAAAAAATAGGCGACCCATTGGTGCATTTGGTTCGCAATTCTGTTGATCACGGTATTGAAACCTCGGCAGACCGCATAGCGAATGGCAAGCCCGAAACGGGTACGGTAACGCTGAACGCTTACCACCAAGGTGGCAACGTTGTTATCGAAATTATTGATGATGGTCGCGGCCTAGATAGGGCGCAAATAGCCGCGAAGGGTATCGAGCGCGGTTTAGTCAATGAAACGGATGCCGCTACTTTTAGTGATGAACAAATCTTTGACCTTATCTTTCAGCCTGGATTTTCTACTGCGCAACAAGTGAGTGATTTATCTGGCCGCGGGGTCGGGATGGATGTTGTTAAACGCAATATTCAAGCGCTCAACGGTGTTGTGGAAATACAATCCAAAAAAGGTGAGGGCACTAAAATTCGCATTAGTTTACCGCTAACGCTCGCTATTTTGGATGGCCAATTAGTGCGCGTAGGGGCCGATACTTACATCTTCCCGTTGGTGTCCATTGTGGAGTCTATGCAGTATCGCGAAGAGCTTGTTAACCATATTGCCGGCGGCTGCAGTGTTTTTAAATTGCGCGATGAATATGTTCCTATTGTGGATTTATCCGAAGCTTTTGGTAACGAAAAAATTGTTGATTGCAACAATTCACTCATGGTGGTTGTTGAATGTGATGGCTTTAAAGTTGGAATGCTAGTGGATGAGCTTATGGCGCAACAGCAGGTTGTTATTAAAAGCCTAGAGCAAAACTATCAGCGTATAGAAGGTATTTCGGGGGCAACCATTTTGGGTGATGGTCGGGTTGCGCTGATTATCGATGTGCCTGGTGTTGTTAGATTGGCAGGCGCTGATCAACTCGTATTACAAAATTCTTTACGGAAATCGGCATAG